One part of the Glycine soja cultivar W05 chromosome 11, ASM419377v2, whole genome shotgun sequence genome encodes these proteins:
- the LOC114376728 gene encoding DNA damage-repair/toleration protein DRT100: MGAVRSITVLLLVLFMAMSSGVRSCPPSDRAALLAFKAALHEPYLGIFNSWTGADCCHKWYGVSCDQETRRVADINLRGESEEPIFERAHRTGYMTGYISPAICKLARLSSITIADWKGISGEIPRCITTLPFLRIVDLIGNRLSGSIPADIGRLHRLTVLNVADNLISGTIPTSLANLSSLMHLDLRNNLFSGPIPRNFGSLSMLSRALLSGNRLSGAIPSSVSQIYRLADLDLSRNQISGPIPESLGKMAVLSTLNLDMNKLSGPIPVSLFSSGISDLNLSRNALEGNIPDAFGVRSYFTALDLSYNNLKGAIPKSISSASYIGHLDLSHNHLCGKIPLGSPFDHLEASSFVYNDCLCGKPLKPCY, translated from the coding sequence ATGGGTGCCGTTAGGTCCATAACGGTGTTGCTACTAGTGTTATTTATGGCCATGAGCTCCGGCGTGCGCTCGTGTCCGCCGTCGGACAGGGCGGCGCTGCTGGCATTCAAGGCGGCGCTCCACGAACCCTACCTGGGAATCTTCAACTCGTGGACCGGCGCCGACTGCTGCCACAAGTGGTACGGCGTGAGCTGCGACCAGGAGACCCGCCGCGTCGCCGACATCAACCTCCGCGGCGAGTCGGAGGAGCCGATCTTCGAGCGCGCCCACCGCACCGGCTACATGACCGGCTACATCTCGCCGGCGATCTGCAAGCTCGCGCGCCTCTCCAGCATCACCATCGCCGACTGGAAGGGAATCTCCGGCGAGATCCCGCGCTGCATCACGACCCTCCCGTTCCTCCGCATCGTCGACCTCATCGGAAACCGCCTCTCCGGCTCCATTCCCGCCGACATCGGCAGACTCCATCGGCTCACGGTGCTCAACGTCGCCGACAATCTCATCTCCGGAACAATCCCAACCTCGCTGGCGAACCTCAGCAGTCTCATGCACTTGGATCTCCGAAACAACCTCTTCTCCGGGCCCATTCCAAGAAACTTCGGTTCTCTCAGCATGCTGAGCCGGGCCTTGCTCAGCGGAAACAGGCTAAGTGGGGCCATCCCGAGCTCGGTTTCTCAGATTTACCGTCTGGCGGATCTGGATCTGTCTCGTAACCAGATTTCTGGGCCCATTCCGGAGTCGCTGGGTAAAATGGCGGTTTTATCGACACTAAACTTGGATATGAATAAACTCTCTGGGCCCATTCCGGTGAGTCTGTTTAGTTCCGGAATCAGTGACTTAAACCTGAGCCGGAACGCCTTGGAGGGAAACATACCGGACGCGTTCGGCGTGAGGTCTTATTTCACTGCTCTGGATTTGTCGTATAATAACCTAAAAGGGGCCATACCTAAGTCCATATCCTCTGCTTCCTATATTGGGCACTTGGATTTGAGTCATAACCATCTCTGTGGCAAGATTCCCCTTGGCTCTCCTTTTGATCATCTCGAAGCCTCCTCCTTTGTCTACAACGATTGTCTCTGCGGGAAGCCCCTCAAACCTTGCTACTAG
- the LOC114376745 gene encoding protein FAR1-RELATED SEQUENCE 4-like isoform X2, with protein sequence MDSSAVVGSTISEPHSDMEFESHEAAYAFYKEYAKSAGFGTAKLSSRRSRASKEFIDAKFSCIRYGNKQQSDDAINPRPSPKIGCKASMHVKRRQDGKWYVYSFVKEHNHELLPAQAHFFRSHRSSDPLSNDVRMRRRKNSNAVSKLFTAYQNVDCLENFVKHQHDKGRSLVLEAGHAHLLLELFMHMQEENPKFFYAVDLNEEHRLRNVFWVDAKGLEDFTYFSDVVSFDTTYFTSKYKIPLVMFIGVNHHIQPTLLGCALIADETIYTFAWLLQTWLIAMGERAPQVLLTDQNEAIKAAVAAFLPGTRHCFCLWHILEMIPKQLEFFGAWHDSFLEKFNNCIYKSWTEEQFDKKWWELVDDFNLRDVDWVQSLYDDRTCWAPTFMKDISFAGLSTSSRSESLNSLFDNYIQIDTSLRAFIEQYRVILEDRHEEEAKANFDAWHETPDLKSPSPFEKQMLSVYTHEIFRKFQVEVLGAAACHLKKENDGVTSAYTVKDFENNQNYMVEWNTSTSDICCSCHLFEYKGYLCRHAIVVLQMSGVFSIPPKYILQRWTNAAMSRHPIGEKLEEVQSKVRRFNDLCRRAIILGEEGSLSQESYYMALGAISEALKQCANLNNSVENGMRPDASSTHVVCNVEEEYHSIITSKNKVPDPKPNTGKKAVRSGMAGRSLGSVENSEGNKGKFALFVL encoded by the exons ATGGATTCTTCTGCTGTTGTGGGTAGCACAATTTCAGAGCCTCATAGTGATATGGAATTTGAATCTCATGAAGCGGCATATGCATTTTACAAAGAATATGCTAAGTCTGCAGGGTTTGGCACTGCTAAGTTGAGCAGTCGGAGGTCTAGGGCATCAAAAGAATTTATTGATGCCAAATTTTCATGTATAAGATATGGTAATAAGCAGCAATCTGATGATGCAATTAATCCACGCCCGTCTCCAAAAATTGGTTGTAAAGCAAGCATGCATGTGAAGAGAAGGCAAGATGGTAAATGGTATGTCTATAGCTTTGTGAAGGAGCATAATCATGAGCTTTTACCAGCTCAAGCTCATTTTTTTCGGAGTCACAGGAGTTCTGATCCACTAAGTAATGATGTTCGAATGCGAAGGCGCAAGAACTCAAATGCAGTTTCTAAATTATTTACTGCATATCAGAATGTTGATTGCTTAGAGAACTTTGTGAAACATCAACACGATAAAGGACGAAGTTTGGTTCTAGAAGCAGGACATGCTCACTTGCTTCTTGAACTCTTCATGCACATGCAGGAAGAGAATCCAAAATTCTTCTATGCAGTTGATTTGAATGAAGAACATCGACTAAGAAATGTGTTCTGGGTTGATGCTAAAGGCTTGGaagattttacttatttttctgACGTTGTTTCTTTTGACACAACATATTTTACGAGCAAATATAAAATACCATTGGTAATGTTCATTGGAGTAAACCATCATATTCAACCAACATTGCTTGGCTGTGCATTGATTGCTGATGAGACAATATATACTTTTGCCTGGTTACTGCAAACATGGCTCATAGCAATGGGAGAACGAGCTCCACAAGTGCTTCTCACTGACCAAAACGAGGCTATTAAAGCAGCTGTTGCTGCTTTTCTTCCAGGAACACgtcattgtttttgtttgtggCATATTTTGGAAATGATACCAAAACAACTGGAATTTTTTGGTGCGTGGCATGATAGCTTTTTGGAAAAATTTAACAACTGTATATACAAATCATGGACAGAGGAGCAATTTGATAAGAAATGGTGGGAGTTGGTTGACGACTTTAACCTTAGAGATGTTGATTGGGTTCAATCCTTATATGATGACCGTACATGTTGGGCACCAACTTTTATGAAAGATATTTCCTTTGCTGGCTTGTCTACTAGTTCACGCTCTGAAAGTTTAAATTCATTGTTTGACAACTATATCCAAATTGATACTTCATTGAGAGCATTTATAGAACAGTATAGAGTGATTCTTGAAGATAGGCATGAAGAGGAAGCCAAAGCAAATTTTGATGCTTGGCATGAAACACCTGACCTGAAGTCTCCTTCCCCTTTTGAAAAGCAAATGTTGTCAGTTTACACACATGAAATTTTTAGAAAGTTCCAGGTTGAGGTTTTGGGTGCAGCTGCTTGCCAtcttaagaaagaaaatgatgGTGTGACTAGTGCTTATACTGTGAAAGACtttgaaaataatcaaaacTATATGGTAGAATGGAACACATCAACCTCAGATATATGTTGTTCATGTCATTTGTTTGAATATAAAGGTTATCTCTGTAGACATGCTATTGTTGTTCTACAAATGTCTGGTGTTTTCAGCATTCCACCAAAGTATATATTGCAAAGATGGACAAATGCTGCTATGAGCAGGCATCCTATTGGTGAAAAATTGGAAGAGGTTCAATCAAAGGTGCGACGATTCAATGATTTGTGTAGACGGGCAATAATATTAGGCGAAGAAGGTTCTTTGTCACAAGAAAGTTACTATATGGCTTTAGGTGCCATAAGTGAGGCACTAAAGCAATGTGCAAATTTGAACAACTCTGTTGAGAATGGTATGAGACCTGATGCCTCAAGTACCCATGTTGTTTGTAATGTTGAAGAAGAATATCATTCTATTATTACATCTAAAAATAAGGTCCCTGATCCAAAACCGAATACTGGAAAGAAAGCTGTGAGGTCTGGTATGGCTGGTAGGAGTCTAGGAAGTGTTGAAAACAGTGAAGGAAATAAAGGAAAG TTTGCTCTCTTTGTGCTATAG
- the LOC114376745 gene encoding protein FAR1-RELATED SEQUENCE 4-like isoform X1: protein MDSSAVVGSTISEPHSDMEFESHEAAYAFYKEYAKSAGFGTAKLSSRRSRASKEFIDAKFSCIRYGNKQQSDDAINPRPSPKIGCKASMHVKRRQDGKWYVYSFVKEHNHELLPAQAHFFRSHRSSDPLSNDVRMRRRKNSNAVSKLFTAYQNVDCLENFVKHQHDKGRSLVLEAGHAHLLLELFMHMQEENPKFFYAVDLNEEHRLRNVFWVDAKGLEDFTYFSDVVSFDTTYFTSKYKIPLVMFIGVNHHIQPTLLGCALIADETIYTFAWLLQTWLIAMGERAPQVLLTDQNEAIKAAVAAFLPGTRHCFCLWHILEMIPKQLEFFGAWHDSFLEKFNNCIYKSWTEEQFDKKWWELVDDFNLRDVDWVQSLYDDRTCWAPTFMKDISFAGLSTSSRSESLNSLFDNYIQIDTSLRAFIEQYRVILEDRHEEEAKANFDAWHETPDLKSPSPFEKQMLSVYTHEIFRKFQVEVLGAAACHLKKENDGVTSAYTVKDFENNQNYMVEWNTSTSDICCSCHLFEYKGYLCRHAIVVLQMSGVFSIPPKYILQRWTNAAMSRHPIGEKLEEVQSKVRRFNDLCRRAIILGEEGSLSQESYYMALGAISEALKQCANLNNSVENGMRPDASSTHVVCNVEEEYHSIITSKNKVPDPKPNTGKKAVRSGMAGRSLGSVENSEGNKGKVSQVEVGSGKDGFQQMELTDPRSHNVMPMQFHSVVPALFHNVSSPFHTAPSTHLHENR, encoded by the exons ATGGATTCTTCTGCTGTTGTGGGTAGCACAATTTCAGAGCCTCATAGTGATATGGAATTTGAATCTCATGAAGCGGCATATGCATTTTACAAAGAATATGCTAAGTCTGCAGGGTTTGGCACTGCTAAGTTGAGCAGTCGGAGGTCTAGGGCATCAAAAGAATTTATTGATGCCAAATTTTCATGTATAAGATATGGTAATAAGCAGCAATCTGATGATGCAATTAATCCACGCCCGTCTCCAAAAATTGGTTGTAAAGCAAGCATGCATGTGAAGAGAAGGCAAGATGGTAAATGGTATGTCTATAGCTTTGTGAAGGAGCATAATCATGAGCTTTTACCAGCTCAAGCTCATTTTTTTCGGAGTCACAGGAGTTCTGATCCACTAAGTAATGATGTTCGAATGCGAAGGCGCAAGAACTCAAATGCAGTTTCTAAATTATTTACTGCATATCAGAATGTTGATTGCTTAGAGAACTTTGTGAAACATCAACACGATAAAGGACGAAGTTTGGTTCTAGAAGCAGGACATGCTCACTTGCTTCTTGAACTCTTCATGCACATGCAGGAAGAGAATCCAAAATTCTTCTATGCAGTTGATTTGAATGAAGAACATCGACTAAGAAATGTGTTCTGGGTTGATGCTAAAGGCTTGGaagattttacttatttttctgACGTTGTTTCTTTTGACACAACATATTTTACGAGCAAATATAAAATACCATTGGTAATGTTCATTGGAGTAAACCATCATATTCAACCAACATTGCTTGGCTGTGCATTGATTGCTGATGAGACAATATATACTTTTGCCTGGTTACTGCAAACATGGCTCATAGCAATGGGAGAACGAGCTCCACAAGTGCTTCTCACTGACCAAAACGAGGCTATTAAAGCAGCTGTTGCTGCTTTTCTTCCAGGAACACgtcattgtttttgtttgtggCATATTTTGGAAATGATACCAAAACAACTGGAATTTTTTGGTGCGTGGCATGATAGCTTTTTGGAAAAATTTAACAACTGTATATACAAATCATGGACAGAGGAGCAATTTGATAAGAAATGGTGGGAGTTGGTTGACGACTTTAACCTTAGAGATGTTGATTGGGTTCAATCCTTATATGATGACCGTACATGTTGGGCACCAACTTTTATGAAAGATATTTCCTTTGCTGGCTTGTCTACTAGTTCACGCTCTGAAAGTTTAAATTCATTGTTTGACAACTATATCCAAATTGATACTTCATTGAGAGCATTTATAGAACAGTATAGAGTGATTCTTGAAGATAGGCATGAAGAGGAAGCCAAAGCAAATTTTGATGCTTGGCATGAAACACCTGACCTGAAGTCTCCTTCCCCTTTTGAAAAGCAAATGTTGTCAGTTTACACACATGAAATTTTTAGAAAGTTCCAGGTTGAGGTTTTGGGTGCAGCTGCTTGCCAtcttaagaaagaaaatgatgGTGTGACTAGTGCTTATACTGTGAAAGACtttgaaaataatcaaaacTATATGGTAGAATGGAACACATCAACCTCAGATATATGTTGTTCATGTCATTTGTTTGAATATAAAGGTTATCTCTGTAGACATGCTATTGTTGTTCTACAAATGTCTGGTGTTTTCAGCATTCCACCAAAGTATATATTGCAAAGATGGACAAATGCTGCTATGAGCAGGCATCCTATTGGTGAAAAATTGGAAGAGGTTCAATCAAAGGTGCGACGATTCAATGATTTGTGTAGACGGGCAATAATATTAGGCGAAGAAGGTTCTTTGTCACAAGAAAGTTACTATATGGCTTTAGGTGCCATAAGTGAGGCACTAAAGCAATGTGCAAATTTGAACAACTCTGTTGAGAATGGTATGAGACCTGATGCCTCAAGTACCCATGTTGTTTGTAATGTTGAAGAAGAATATCATTCTATTATTACATCTAAAAATAAGGTCCCTGATCCAAAACCGAATACTGGAAAGAAAGCTGTGAGGTCTGGTATGGCTGGTAGGAGTCTAGGAAGTGTTGAAAACAGTGAAGGAAATAAAGGAAAG GTATCTCAGGTCGAAGTAGGTAGTGGCAAAGATGGTTTTCAACAAATG GAGCTGACTGATCCAAGATCACACAATGTCATGCCAATGCAGTTTCACAGCGTGGTACCTGCTCTGTTCCATAATGTTTCGTCACCATTTCATACTGCACCTTCAACTCATTTGCACGAGAATCGTTag